The sequence below is a genomic window from Thermodesulfovibrionales bacterium.
CCCGGGGTGTCTGATAGGAAAGATAGGTCCTGAATTCGTCTTCGAAGTTGTCGCTCAATATCTGTTTCCCCAGCATCTCCTGTACCTCTTTCAGACTCCAGAACCTTACCTCGTCAATCTCCTCCCGGTTAAAAGAGATGCGGTCCAGAGTGCCGTCATAGATACAGCGATAGGTCGAAACAAGCTCCGTCTCATAAGGATTGCTGTGCCTGTAAGAATAGAGGTAATCCAGGTCGTAACCTGCTACGCCGAGCTCCTCTTCCATTTCCCTCTTCGCGGCGACACTGAGCTCTTCCCCCGGCGAGACATGGCCGCCGACCGAGGTGTCCCATTTCCCGGGTGCGACGTCTTTCTTCTGCGACCGCTTCTGGAGGAGCAGTTCGCCCTGACCGTTGAAGAGAAGAGCGTGAACTACCCGATGCATCAGGGATGGATTCCCATGAATCTCGGACCTCGGCGCTGTGCCGATGACTTCGCCTTCGTCATTTACTATTTCGAGATATTCTTCCTGTTTCATGGCTCGCAGTTCCACGACTATTCTAAGAGGGAAAGGGGAAAAGGTAAAGATCGTCTTCTTAGTCTCTGTAAAGAAGCGGAGTGAGGGATTGTCTGCCGATGATTTTCCGCTCGTCCCGCTCATTTCTTGTAAGTTCTCCGGGAGCGCAGTAAAATAAAATTATGAAGAGCACAATAGCGATAATTATTTTTGGACTCTTGCTGAGTGGGTGCGCCTCGTCGAAGTATCTGAGGACTGAAGAGGCGAACCCGGCGGATGTCACCGGTACCTTCGACGTGATACTCTATGGGAGCAGTTATCTCTCTGACGTTGAGAACGTGGCGATTCTTGATGTTGCAGGAGATCGTTATACTTTAGAACCCTACGCTCCGGACTTCGACTTCCGTGTTGTGAAGGATGTGCCGGCCAGGGAGGCGATCGAAGGGGCCGAAAAATTTGTGAGCTGGCCTCCCACGTTCTGGCGCATCGTCTTCAGCAGGATCCTCGATCCGGAGAACAGGACGATAGGCTATGAAGTAAGGCCCTTCTACGACGCCATTGTTTATGGAACATCGGATGTCATGGATATCGACTATTGGCTGAAACCGGACGGGAAGGTAAAGGTAGTCATAAAGCTGAAGCCGCGAATACTCAGACTTCTTTTCGGGGGTGACGGAATCGGTGCCGGACAGGGCGGCAGCGGCAGATAGGAACTTTCCGGAGACGCAATTCTCCGCAACGATAAAAAGCGCATAAAGAACGAGCTACGGCTAACAGGATTAAAGAAAGAAGAAAACACAATCATTTTCCGCCTAAGGGTACCTTCATACGCTGCCCATGAGCGGCATTCAAGGCTTTTGCAAGTTGTGGATGTCGCAATTTCGTACCATTATAGGATTAGAGATGTGTGAAACAATGCTCCTGCGGAGAGAAAGGAGGAGCAAGATGAAAATCTTATCGATTATATTAATAATGCTAATGACATTTCTTCTCGCGCCGGTGTTGGTCACCGGGGAGACATACCAGGCGTCAACGGGAAATCCTCCGGTGTCGCAGCCTCTCGTGCGGGAAGGGGCCTTAGCGATGCAACTCACTGAGGTCTTACAGATCGGAAAACCGGCGAACGAGGCTGAGGCGGAGAGTGCGTTGAGCGCGGCCGGTATCGCTCCGGCTAATGGCTGGATTGCCGATTACCCCGTAACACCGGATATCGCCGTCGAGTTGCAGACTGCGGTAGGGAAAGCGGCAGACTCAGGCAAGATACCGTTAGGGAGAGATGCTGCCCTGAAAACGTTCCAGGAAGTGATAACAGGCAATAATTTGCCTGTAAGGGCCGACACGTCAGGCCAAGGTGATAGCTACGCGTCCGGACCCGCTTATGACGACCCTTCGGCAATAAACGACTATTATTACGATCAGGGGCCTCCCGCGGTTACCTATTATGCTCCTCCTCCCGATTATGCATATCTCTACTCCTGGGTTCCTTATCCGTTTTGGTGGTGGAACTTCTGGTTTCCCGGTTTCTTCGTCCTGGCAGACTTTAACATAGGCGTGCATGGGCATGGCCACTTTCACGGACATGGAGGATTTCACGGACATGGAGAATTCGTGAGCAACCACTTCCGCGATCCGGGGACCGGTAGCATGTCGAGAATTAATCCGGTGACGAGAGCGCACGGTGGGACTTTTTCGAGCGGAACCGGGACCGGATGGACGACTCCTTCAGCTCAGAGGGGCGCGCAGGCTATCTTCAATAACAGCAGAAGTACGGGGATAACGAGAGGAAGCGGCTCTGTTGTATCGGCTTCCTCGAACGGACGGGTATCGGGCTCTGTGTCAAGGGGAAGCACCCCTGTGGCGTCCTCGGTGCGACGTACTTCAGGAAACCCGGGCGGTAATGTCTACGCGGGTTCACGTTCCTCGGTTGGAAGCCCGTTCAGTCAGTCTGCGTATAGGTCAAGCAGATCCTTTGCCCCGTCCTCTTCGGGAACGAGGTCATTTACTATGGCTTCCAGCGGGTCGAGATCATTCAACGCGTCGTCCGGAGGCTTGCGGGCCTCTCATTCTGTCAGCTCTTTCAGCGGTGGCAGAAGTTCCTTCGGCCACCGCTGAGGATTTTCCTTTGGCGGAGGGATGAGGAGGTAGTCTCCTCTCTCTCCCTTTTTCTAACTTCCACGATCTCCTTTGTGATCGGCATACAAACGCGAGAGAGGCACCGCCGTAATCCCATGGAGGCAGACACTGAGCAGTACCGTGAGCACGATAACCGACAGCATCCTCTCGTACCCATCCAATCCGAGTTCGTTTACGACGATGAGCAGATAGAGCACAGATGCGATTCCACGGGGGCCGAACCATCCGATAAAGGCTACAGAGAACCGTGACAGCTTTGTCCCCCTCAGACTCAGGGCGACGGGAAGCATGCGAATGACCGTGAGACTGAGGATCGCGTATGTCCACGCTGCAAAGTCCCAAAACCCTATCGCCCGGGGTACCGCAGCCAATCCGAATAAGAGGAAGACAAACAGCGCCAGCTGTTGCCCCTCTGCCTCTCCGAACTCGTGGATTCGCTCACGCACTGCCGGCGTGTGCACGCCCAGCATCAGGCCGCCGAAGAACGCGGCTATGAAGCCATTGCCGTGAAACTTCTCCGCAAGGGCATAGGCCATGAGCGCCAGTGACCATGCAGCGAGGCGCTGGAACGTCGGGTTCATCCAACCCCTCTTCGAGGCCTTTTCCACAAGCAACCCGCCGAGCCATCCGACGAACGCACCGAGGAGCGGGCCGAAAAAGAACTGCTTCATGGTGAAGCCGATCCAGTAGTGCATGTCCGTCCTTTCAGCCGGGATGACCGAAAGGGCTCCGATGCACGCGAGTACGGGCGGTAATGCTATACCGTCGTTGAGTCCGCTTTCGACGTTGATCGCCTCTTTTATCCTTTCCGGCACAAGGGGACTCGTGATGACGGGCTGTCCGAGGGCCGCATCCGTCGGAGAAAGGATAAATGCCATGAGGGCTATCGCCCAGATGCTCA
It includes:
- a CDS encoding NUDIX domain-containing protein yields the protein MELRAMKQEEYLEIVNDEGEVIGTAPRSEIHGNPSLMHRVVHALLFNGQGELLLQKRSQKKDVAPGKWDTSVGGHVSPGEELSVAAKREMEEELGVAGYDLDYLYSYRHSNPYETELVSTYRCIYDGTLDRISFNREEIDEVRFWSLKEVQEMLGKQILSDNFEDEFRTYLSYQTPRASGP
- a CDS encoding cation:proton antiporter is translated as MHEYPIFIFAALLIFVYGLFSRLSEKSPISAAMVFVSVGILAGPLGLDLVEVGLKAPAVRVIAEVTLILVLFIDASTIDLQSLIRRKGLPFRLLFVGLPLTMVLGVILALPLFHGMSIWAIALMAFILSPTDAALGQPVITSPLVPERIKEAINVESGLNDGIALPPVLACIGALSVIPAERTDMHYWIGFTMKQFFFGPLLGAFVGWLGGLLVEKASKRGWMNPTFQRLAAWSLALMAYALAEKFHGNGFIAAFFGGLMLGVHTPAVRERIHEFGEAEGQQLALFVFLLFGLAAVPRAIGFWDFAAWTYAILSLTVIRMLPVALSLRGTKLSRFSVAFIGWFGPRGIASVLYLLIVVNELGLDGYERMLSVIVLTVLLSVCLHGITAVPLSRLYADHKGDRGS